A genomic stretch from Syntrophales bacterium includes:
- a CDS encoding phage tail tape measure protein, with protein MADLSKTIEIVFGGKNEVSPVVADIEKSFGALDSSVGKITDPLAKVADSVLKIDAALAAMAIGGMAYAIKQSSEFNKSFGLISTSVTATGADLAKYRDDILTYSTNSVKSLQDINSALYTAAQAGVKWTDSLEFIRKAEQLAVANNANLNTTVDLLTSTMNAYGFTLKDVGRLNDVFFQSTLIGKQTIDSLGQSMGQVVAIAANSGVTFEELSAAIATMTAKGLETSEAITAVKGVISGIISPSKEVADAAKTMGLNFSLTELSSKGFSNMLREIMLRTGGSKEKLVGLFNEVRAMNGVLQLTGDSMKFFDDALKQINSSAGNAERAYKKMAETFANQTQQLKNAAKSAMIAIGTELENSAAKITGSVGGLLKGIKVSVDSGAFDPLFKYLDEVGAAFSEWLGAIAKAFPDALKQLDFQGMVTALQAFGKELGGLDGTKPEKLAKTMQTLVDVIASLITVTRGLTEAFVPVISTLTSAGKAFSNLEESTKSLVGNVLGAAAAYKMFGPVVGTIMFTIGQDAELMERTVGAAFAAIGLFAENLRLGFTTLVWAVSEVVLGIMELSAKLPGSAMTDAELKPMRDFVDLVGGKMLKSSEDAWKSYFKLKEQIVGSGDASKDTKSKTEALVEALSKIPSNVTTTHDVKVNDTGVSSSVAAVREKLQQIPSTKVVDVVVRADGSTIEEAYGMIIEKFPDGSSRIVQANIVPAGVDETAARIADVTKPQAIDVQLKLDEEKLKTTSETIQKSVEWKAKIDIADITAKSEEIKSVFKSIDNSITSSSSLLGTLSESITKGGTGSSMIYETMRQENLRRDEMLKLQKNLAQAEVDNVKARTELMKKGEALIKVEAQGLQPHLEAFMFEILKAIQVRATAEGAKFLVG; from the coding sequence ATGGCTGACCTCTCGAAAACCATTGAGATCGTGTTCGGCGGGAAGAACGAAGTAAGCCCCGTCGTTGCGGACATTGAAAAGTCCTTCGGTGCCCTGGACTCATCTGTTGGGAAGATCACTGATCCCCTGGCCAAGGTCGCCGATTCCGTCCTGAAGATCGATGCTGCCCTGGCCGCCATGGCCATCGGGGGTATGGCCTATGCCATCAAGCAGTCATCGGAGTTTAACAAATCATTCGGCCTGATCTCGACATCCGTTACCGCGACGGGGGCCGATTTGGCGAAATACCGAGACGACATCCTCACCTACTCCACGAACTCCGTCAAATCCCTACAGGACATCAATTCCGCCCTCTACACCGCCGCTCAGGCCGGTGTTAAGTGGACGGATTCCCTGGAATTCATCCGGAAGGCCGAGCAGCTGGCCGTTGCGAACAATGCAAACCTGAACACCACGGTCGACCTCCTGACGTCGACCATGAACGCTTACGGCTTCACGCTGAAGGACGTTGGCCGACTGAATGACGTTTTCTTCCAATCAACTTTGATTGGGAAACAGACGATCGACAGCCTTGGACAGAGTATGGGCCAGGTTGTGGCCATTGCGGCTAATTCTGGCGTTACCTTCGAGGAACTATCCGCTGCCATCGCCACCATGACCGCAAAGGGTCTGGAGACCTCGGAGGCCATCACCGCCGTCAAGGGCGTGATATCTGGGATCATCAGCCCCTCGAAGGAGGTAGCCGACGCCGCAAAGACCATGGGCCTCAATTTCTCATTGACGGAGCTGTCATCCAAGGGCTTCTCCAACATGCTTCGTGAGATCATGCTCCGGACTGGGGGCAGCAAGGAAAAGCTCGTGGGACTGTTCAATGAAGTCCGCGCCATGAACGGTGTCCTCCAGTTGACGGGCGACTCGATGAAGTTCTTCGACGACGCCCTGAAACAGATCAACAGCTCCGCCGGCAACGCCGAGCGGGCCTACAAGAAAATGGCGGAGACCTTCGCAAATCAGACCCAGCAACTGAAGAACGCAGCCAAATCAGCGATGATTGCCATCGGAACTGAGTTGGAGAATTCGGCCGCCAAGATCACCGGATCCGTCGGGGGTCTCCTGAAGGGTATCAAGGTTAGTGTCGACTCGGGCGCCTTCGATCCGCTGTTCAAGTATCTGGACGAGGTGGGCGCTGCTTTCTCCGAATGGCTCGGGGCCATTGCTAAGGCCTTCCCAGATGCCCTGAAACAGCTCGACTTCCAGGGAATGGTGACGGCACTGCAGGCATTTGGGAAGGAACTCGGTGGCCTCGACGGGACCAAGCCGGAAAAGCTTGCTAAGACCATGCAGACCCTTGTTGATGTGATCGCGTCCCTTATCACCGTGACCCGGGGCCTTACGGAAGCATTTGTTCCAGTCATTTCGACGCTGACTTCCGCGGGCAAGGCCTTTTCCAACCTGGAGGAGTCAACGAAGTCGCTTGTCGGTAACGTTCTCGGGGCGGCGGCCGCCTACAAAATGTTCGGGCCTGTGGTCGGTACGATCATGTTTACGATAGGCCAGGATGCCGAGTTGATGGAACGGACCGTAGGGGCAGCCTTTGCCGCCATTGGGCTGTTTGCGGAAAATCTCCGGTTGGGCTTCACCACCCTGGTCTGGGCCGTTTCCGAGGTTGTTCTTGGGATCATGGAACTGTCCGCCAAGCTTCCGGGATCCGCCATGACGGATGCCGAACTGAAGCCGATGCGCGATTTTGTGGACCTAGTCGGCGGCAAGATGTTGAAATCTTCGGAGGACGCCTGGAAGAGCTACTTCAAGTTGAAGGAGCAGATTGTCGGATCCGGTGATGCCTCCAAGGACACAAAGAGCAAGACAGAGGCGCTTGTTGAAGCCCTCTCGAAGATACCTTCAAACGTCACCACAACCCATGATGTAAAGGTCAATGACACCGGCGTCTCCTCAAGTGTCGCAGCGGTCAGGGAGAAGTTGCAGCAAATCCCCTCGACAAAAGTTGTAGATGTGGTGGTACGGGCTGACGGATCAACGATCGAGGAAGCCTATGGAATGATTATCGAGAAGTTCCCGGACGGCTCCTCGCGAATCGTTCAAGCCAATATTGTTCCTGCCGGCGTTGACGAAACGGCTGCCCGGATCGCGGACGTGACGAAGCCGCAGGCGATCGACGTGCAACTCAAATTAGATGAAGAGAAGTTGAAAACGACATCCGAGACCATCCAAAAATCCGTTGAATGGAAGGCTAAGATTGACATCGCCGATATTACCGCGAAGTCGGAAGAGATCAAGTCGGTTTTCAAATCCATTGACAATTCCATCACGTCCTCTTCATCGTTGTTAGGCACTCTTTCGGAGAGTATCACGAAAGGCGGGACGGGGTCTTCCATGATTTATGAGACCATGCGGCAAGAAAACCTGCGCAGGGATGAAATGTTGAAACTTCAGAAGAATCTTGCTCAAGCCGAAGTGGACAACGTGAAGGCCCGGACGGAATTAATGAAGAAGGGTGAGGCCCTTATAAAGGTAGAGGCACAGGGTCTGCAACCGCACTTAGAAGCTTTCATGTTTGAAATCTTGAAGGCGATTCAGGTAAGGGCGACGGCAGAGGGAGCCAAGTTCCTTGTGGGATAG